TTCACCCACGCTGGCCGACAGGTCAACCACCACCACAACGGTCCTGCCTCGCTCGCCCCGCTCGATCAACGGACGAGACAACGCCAGCACGAGCAGGATGTACGCTGAACACCGCAGACCGATGACCAACCCCGCCCGCACCCCGGACAAGCCCAACCGCGACGTGAAATGAAGGCCGGCCAGCAGTACAACCGGCACCAGCATCCACAACCACAGGGGATGTACGAAAACCATGGCTTAGGCTATCCTCCCCCGTGCGTGAAGGACGGCTTCCAGTAGAAACAACGCCAACGCCAGGGCCAGCAGGATCTCGAACGGAGCCGACCATCCCCAGCGCCCACTGCCGCTCGGAGGTTGGTCGCTCGCGCCGGCTCGAGGACTGGACAGATCGACCGCCGCTCTGCTGACGGGCATGGCCGTCACTTCCGTGGCCAGCGAAGTGCGTCGCGGCCACAGCGGGTCCTCGAGCACCCGTTCCGGCGGAAGTACCACCGGATCCTCGTCCCAACCGGCCAGATAACGCAACGCTCGCGCCAGAAACACCGCAAACGGCGCTTGACGGACGAAGTCGGAATCAGTGGCCAGCAGAGCCGATCCCAGGATCACGCATGGAGCCGTGCCGCCGCCGTGGCAGGCCGCGAGCACAGCTCCGCCCGAGACCAACAAAGGTTGAGTCGAGCCTGGCAGCGCCCCGAGCGACGAACCCGCGCCGCAGGTCTGCCCGGCCACCTCCACGTCCACCTCCCGCAGCAGCGAGCACCTCAACGACACCTCGAGAGGACGACCGGCTTCGACGGCGGGGCCGTCGTTTCGCAACACCAACGACGGGCGCGGCAAGGTGCCAACCGGCGGATCGACAACCACATCGATATCCCGCTCCAACCCATCCTCAACCAGTTGCACGGCCGGGTCGCTGCGAATGGCCGCGCGAACCGCCGCCGGCAACCACTGAGGACCACCCACCCGAATCGCACTCCGATGGGGCAGCCGGAAAACCAGCTCGCGACCGACGACGTGACCTCCCGTTGAGGATAACGAGACGATCAAACGGTCTCCATCCGCCGGGAGATCCGATAGAGAGAAGTCCGCGCTCGCACCCGGTTCGACCGTCTCGGCGCGGCTCAACAGGCTCGCTCCACCCGCCCGGCGAATCTCAATTCTGGCCCTTTGAGGCTTACGACCTGCGGCGGCAACACGCACCGAGAATCGCCCTCGGAGCGAATGGTCGGCGTCAGGCTCGTAGACGGCCGACACGATGCCCAGTCCATCGAGATCCTCACCGATCCGGACGACCTCGCACGGCACAGCTTCGGCACCGGCATCCGCAGCCGCGTCCGCAGGTACGTGATCGGTCAACAAGACCACACGCGGGTTGCCCCGTCCGTTGAGCAGCGACCGGGCCAGTCTTAGTCCCTCGCTGGTGACGGCAGGAACCGAAGCCGGCCGGATCTCGCGAAGACTTGAGGCGAGCGACACGATCGGCTGCTCAAACCCCAGCACCAGCCGCGGCCAGGGATCGACCAGGACCACCGCGACTCGATCGCCGGGCGACAGACCCTTGATTCGTGCCTCAAGTGCGGTGATGGCGGCTTCCATCCGCGTTCCACCTGAAGAAGGAACCGGCGCGGCCATCGACGCCCCTGCGTCAAGCACGATGACCTCATGCAGGCGGTTGGCGGCCTGCTCCGTCAGGCTCGGCTGGGCGAGCGCCAGGACTAGCAGCGTGCAAATCACCAGCAGAAGGGCATAGGTCAGCGGATGCCTGAAACGGTGCAGAATCGAACGGGCCCGCACACGTTCGACGGTCTCGGCCCAGAACAGCGTGGTCACGACCCGTACCGGCCTCGGACGAACGCGAAGCAGATGCAGCACCGCCAGCATCGCCCCCGACGCGGCTACGATGGCCGCCGCCGCCCAGAATGGAATCCCCGCGAAGGTCATCAGTCTGTTCGCCTCATGTCACCAACACGCCGCCCGCGAACAAGTCGCTCAACTGGTCGAGCACCGGCCGATCGGCATTGAGACGCAAGTGAGCCGCCCGCTGCTGCAGCAGGGACTCGGCCAGCCGCGCGCTGAACGCCCGATACGCCTGCGCGTAACGGTCAAGTTCCTTCCCTGTGACGGTAACGTCTACTTCCGCTCCGGACTCGCAATCGATGAGCCGCAGTTCTCCATCCACCGGCGGCCGAGCATCCGAGTCGCGCACCAATTGCACTACCAGCAGCCGGTGCCTCAATGAACCCAGTGCCCCGATGACGGCTTCGACGCCCTGCGGATCAAAGAAATCGGAAATCACGACCACAAGGCCGCTCCTGAGTCTCAGCGTTCCGAACCGGCGAATCGACTTCACCAGATCGGTGGGACCGGCCGGCGCAAGGCCATCAAGGAACTCCAGCGCATGTCGAAGTCGGTGCTTGCCCGAGAGACTGACTGCCGGCTGAACCAAGTCCGCTCCGAAGGGGTAGAGCCTGATGCGGTCAAACTGGTTCAGGCTCACCGCCGCCAGCACCCCTGCCATCTGGCGACCGCCGTCGGCCCGAGGGGGCGTCTCGAAGAACATCGAATCGCTGATGTCCACGAGAATGTAGACCGGCAAGTCCTCCGGCTCCTCGAAAAGCCGCAGGAACAGACGCCCGCTGCGCCGATACAGGCTCCAGTCGATCCGCCGCAAATCGTCACCAGGAACATAGGATCGGAAGTCGCGAAACTCCATTCCCGCGCCGAGATCGCGCGACCGGTGCTGCGCGTGGCGGCCACCAGCCAATACTTGCCGGGCCGTGATCCGCAGTCGCTCGATCGAACGAACGAAGTCCTCGGTGAACAGTGATGCCATGACCAACCCACGCGACGGACTAGGAGGATAACTCGCTCACCGACCCAACCACCGCCTTCACCAGCTCATCGGTGTTCGCCCGGTCGGACTGCCCTTCGAAATTGAGCAGCACTCGATGGCGGAGTACCGGCAGGACTACATCGCGGACGTCCTGACAGGACACCGCGAACCGGCCGCCAAGCAGGGCTCGCACTTTGCCCATCAGCAGCAGACCTTGTGCCCCGCGCGGGCTCGAGCCGAGTGCCACGACCCGGTTGATCATCGCCGGGGCGTGCGGCGAACCGGGCTGCGTGGCCATGACCAGCCGGATCGCATAGCCACGGACCTGATCGGTGACCGCCACCTGCCGGACGATCTGTCGCATCGCCATGACCTCCTCGCCGGTCGATACCGGCTCGATCGTGGGTATCTGCACCTCGGTCGTTCGCTGC
This region of Phycisphaerae bacterium genomic DNA includes:
- a CDS encoding VWA domain-containing protein, which gives rise to MTFAGIPFWAAAAIVAASGAMLAVLHLLRVRPRPVRVVTTLFWAETVERVRARSILHRFRHPLTYALLLVICTLLVLALAQPSLTEQAANRLHEVIVLDAGASMAAPVPSSGGTRMEAAITALEARIKGLSPGDRVAVVLVDPWPRLVLGFEQPIVSLASSLREIRPASVPAVTSEGLRLARSLLNGRGNPRVVLLTDHVPADAAADAGAEAVPCEVVRIGEDLDGLGIVSAVYEPDADHSLRGRFSVRVAAAGRKPQRARIEIRRAGGASLLSRAETVEPGASADFSLSDLPADGDRLIVSLSSTGGHVVGRELVFRLPHRSAIRVGGPQWLPAAVRAAIRSDPAVQLVEDGLERDIDVVVDPPVGTLPRPSLVLRNDGPAVEAGRPLEVSLRCSLLREVDVEVAGQTCGAGSSLGALPGSTQPLLVSGGAVLAACHGGGTAPCVILGSALLATDSDFVRQAPFAVFLARALRYLAGWDEDPVVLPPERVLEDPLWPRRTSLATEVTAMPVSRAAVDLSSPRAGASDQPPSGSGRWGWSAPFEILLALALALFLLEAVLHARGRIA
- a CDS encoding DUF58 domain-containing protein, producing MASLFTEDFVRSIERLRITARQVLAGGRHAQHRSRDLGAGMEFRDFRSYVPGDDLRRIDWSLYRRSGRLFLRLFEEPEDLPVYILVDISDSMFFETPPRADGGRQMAGVLAAVSLNQFDRIRLYPFGADLVQPAVSLSGKHRLRHALEFLDGLAPAGPTDLVKSIRRFGTLRLRSGLVVVISDFFDPQGVEAVIGALGSLRHRLLVVQLVRDSDARPPVDGELRLIDCESGAEVDVTVTGKELDRYAQAYRAFSARLAESLLQQRAAHLRLNADRPVLDQLSDLFAGGVLVT